A stretch of Mytilus edulis chromosome 11, xbMytEdul2.2, whole genome shotgun sequence DNA encodes these proteins:
- the LOC139493898 gene encoding uncharacterized protein, translating into MEENVTIVAYGELIKNVDPNCELLFQRCWSVSWFNDHNFGWELLKSRATTARDFLPRPQPTAFRVLANATSRLLLTFKTAADARPKALREKFLFFDAEKNFTELFEKVYRRNSFCNTNGI; encoded by the exons atggaggaaaacgttaccattgtcgcctatggagaattaattaaaaatgttgacccaaattgtgaactattatttcaaaggtgttggagtgtttcatggttcaatgatcacAATTTCGGATGGGAGCTGCTGAAATCGAG AGCCACTACAGCACGAGACTTTCTACCCAGACCACAACCTACAGCTTTTAGGGTCTTAGCCAATGCAACATCCCgtttattattgactttcaaGACTGCTGCAGATGCACGGCCTAAGGCATTGCgagaaaaattcttattcttcg atgcgGAAAAAAACTTCACAGAATTGTTCGAAAAGGTGTACCGAAGAAATTCATTCTGCAATACAAATGGAATCTGA